ccaggacacgggggggggggggggggggcgaacttaggttgtcgagcgggggagggggggggggcgaacgtaggttgtcgagcgaggggggggggggggggtgtcgaacgtaagttgttggttctccgccagttgagtatgatgaggctcaactgatgaggctcagggattccgtgtcatacagcgccgtgctcagggtcctagtgcctgtagaattaatggcccgattaacttaatttaaaaaccaggacatttccacagttttaaaaaatatcccgggacgcccgggacaggacgtgaaatacggacatgtcccgggaaatacggacgtttggtcaccctagtgttagtgtgtgtcatattgtggtggtggtggtgtatgaggtgtgtgtactGGTACAGTGAGTGGATCGAACACAGTAGTGCTGCTGGACTATAAGTGTTATTTCTTAAGGAAAATAAAGCTCATTTTATAtgtttttttgcttttaaaAGGTCTGTTCCAACAAATTCAATCAATTAAAATATTCTAAAAAAGTTCTAGAACCCAACAATAAAATACAAGTAATATAGTTACTTGTCATGACGTGTTGTAGTGTGAGTTGAACCTTAAAGTATTTACAGAAATCATGTGACTGTGTAatcacaacaaaaaaaaacattaatgaGCTGCTTAGATAAGTTAAATGATTGTTATTTTGAATAAACATTCAGAACTGGGTCTGGGTTCTCATGTTAAGGGGAGCACTATttacttaattttttttacactttattttctgataCATTTTAGAATCATTTAGAGTAGCATGAGAATAAGGAACTTAAGCTTTGTCGCCATTCTACTAGACAGCATATAGTTAATCCTTTGTTTTCAGTCGGTGGTTCTCATTTTTGTTGTGACATTTTTGTTTCTCTCTATGTGCAGCCGAGGTGGCAAGGCTCTTTGCTCCATACAGCAATAACATTACACCTAGAAGGTATGCTAGACGTCAATTGCAGAGCCCTGCAATTCGATGcaattactacacacacaccttctgttGCTTGCATGGTCACAAGGCTGATACAGTTCCAAGTGTACAGGAGAAGGCAGACCTTGCAGCCTCAGGACTTGGAGAAAAAAAAGTATCATTTTCAGGTTAGTTTGATCATTTATGAGTTGTAATTTGCttttgttcatttgtgtttCAGTAATTGTGCTTGAAAGAACTGTAAAGTTCTGTTTCTGTGCCAGTCAAAATGCAGTTTGGCTCACAATATTAATGTGTTTGCATAACTCTAACTCTgaaattaatgtgtgtgtgtgtgtgtgtgtgtgtgtgtatatgtatgtgtatatatttttttatgtaatcAGGAAATTATGCAGATCCTATGGTAGTAACGAACAGACTGATGGAAGTATATCCAAAACTTCGTGAAGGGGGTGGTTTTGAGCTTCTCAAAGTTGCTGGATCTACTCGCAGTCGAAGTCTGGCATTACTCCCTTGTCCCAACTCTGGATACACACTTGTCTATCTGAAAGATCCAGCTACAATGATTGGACAGGCTACAATCTACATACGCCCACTTCAACAAGACCTGCCTTTTGAATCTGTAAGCTATACTTTTACACAttgtgaaaaaaaatgtttataattcTTACACATTAATGTTGTTCTTTATTGTTATATTCTATAAAATCATCAGTTATAGCGGtaattaattaaaatgctattttaTGAATCTTTCCACTACATTATTAGGAAGGTGCTCGTCGTGCCTCTGGTCCAGTCATCTCCTGCCTCACTTGTCAGAGGGGTGTTCTTTTCTCTGAAATGAAACTGCACAGGGAGAACTGTAAAGGGTATGTAGCTACACAACCAATTTCTGTGCTTGGATTTGTATTTTGGCTTGTTGTACATTCTAGTGAGTATGATAAGTAAATCTTATTTTGTTACTTTAAGGACATCCATTCAGGAATCAGATAGGGATGGAGAGGAAAATCAGGGTGAGGCTAATGTTAGGGAACCAGACGCGGTCAGTGACCGTATCCAAGTAAGGCCGGAGTCAGCAGGGACATCGGTTGCAAGTGCAGTAGTTGTGGCTGACAGTGAAGAGTTTGAGCACAGAGCAGCAGACCGTGGTTTGTATTCACACAGCAGAGTAGCCATATAgttttgatttgtttgtaatgattttcaaaatggtATAACATTTATGGATCTTGTGTTGTGCacatattttttgtgtgtgtagaatgggGACTTATTGAAAATCCAGTTCAAGCCTCCAAAGTTTTCAAGGAGAGCTTACTTGGGGAACATGCATCTGGAAGGCCACTTAAACTGAAGATGGATATAAGGGAcactgaggaagacagagagcgTGCACTTCTGTCATTCTATAAAGAGCAACGTGAATGGGCATGTCCTCTTCAATGTGCCCTTGATGGTTAGTAATATAGTGAGTTAAAATTTAAATGACAGCTACAGACAAAAATCTGTTAGACACTACTTTTATTTCAATTattgaataaatattttgttttatgACAGGGGATGCTGCTGTTGGACAAGGAGTGGTGCGGTACTTTCTGACAACAATAATATCCAAACTTCAGTTTGGATTCAGTCTAAATCTCGGTGTGTGTATAAAGCATATATTATAGCATGTGTAAATGAGAGTCAGTAAGTTACTTATACCACTGTAATGGCCTGTTTTGTATTACTGACAGGTGGCACAGGTCGAACGCTGTTATTTGAGGGTCAGCCTGACCACCTCGTTCCAGCCACATCAGAGTCCCTTATTGAGAGCAATCTCTTCCAGGTTGCTGGAAGGATGTTGGGTCATTCCTTCTTGCATGATGGCCCATGTGTGACAGGATTAAGTCCAGCTATAATCCATGTGTTGTTCAATGGAGACCCAGAAATGGCAACAATTGTCACAGAAGACTGTCCCGATTTGCACATCAGGAGCATAATAGAAATGGTACATGAAATTGCCTGTTTTAACCCTTGTGTGGTGCTGATATTTTTGTTACTCAGTGTTTGTGGGTTTGGTGGACCCGCAAACACTGAGTTCACATTCACATTTTGTTCATTGAAAATGCGTTTTGATATACAACATGTTCTTCATAGAAAATTAGCCAAGGCCAATGAGTCtgagatttaaaaataattaagtgtatttttttcatttgatACAAAATGAACACCATACAAGGGTTAAGCGTAAAGGTTTTTGGTTTTGGTTTCTGCATTTCATAGTGCATTTTTATGGATTCAAAATATGACACATATTGGGTGCTATTTACACTTAGTATTTCCTTGGGTCAGTGGCATGCCTATGGTGCACAACTTCAGAATGAAGAAGGGTTAATGAAAGAGCTCTGTGCTGATTAGTAATCACTTTGTTTTACTTTATTAATATCTATAATAATCATCAATGCCGTTATTAATTTGTTCTTAAACATTTTGTAGGATAGATTACTGGGCTTGTTCACAAGATATATGCCTAAGTGTAATGTTATTTAAGAACTGTGttcaaagggtgtgtgtgtgtgtgatgttacattttaatctatAGTAAAATACAGTACTGTTAGACAGTCCTTGGAAATACACAATACgtggtttggtcatgtagaggtGATTCAGTTAAATAAGTGTAGTTATTTTTAACTGTCTTATGTTCTTTGGGAGAATCAGGCCCATAAGTGAAGACAGCACATAAGCATATCCAATATTTCTGAAAATTGTCATGTACTTTTTAAAATTGT
This window of the Brachyhypopomus gauderio isolate BG-103 unplaced genomic scaffold, BGAUD_0.2 sc93, whole genome shotgun sequence genome carries:
- the LOC143495170 gene encoding G2/M phase-specific E3 ubiquitin-protein ligase-like isoform X2, whose translation is MLDVNCRALQFDAITTHTPSVACMVTRLIQFQVYRRRQTLQPQDLEKKKYHFQEGARRASGPVISCLTCQRGVLFSEMKLHRENCKGTSIQESDRDGEENQGEANVREPDAVSDRIQVRPESAGTSVASAVVVADSEEFEHRAADREWGLIENPVQASKVFKESLLGEHASGRPLKLKMDIRDTEEDRERALLSFYKEQREWACPLQCALDGDAAVGQGVVRYFLTTIISKLQFGFSLNLGGTGRTLLFEGQPDHLVPATSESLIESNLFQVAGRMLGHSFLHDGPCVTGLSPAIIHVLFNGDPEMATIVTEDCPDLHIRSIIEMLETEELTQEQQDTVSDLSMSWDLPAVTKTNRRWLQNKLLVHAVIGRTKRQIKQLRKGLKDVMVWPFLISRPDVVSLVFPRTGETLYTPQMLLDKIIWPVEDSDDDDEFDVETTCRITGFLRLFIETASPRKLAELLKFWVGWEVLPCELKVELSRGSFPTSTTCFETLKLPVHFKSYTDFEAAFMASINSTHTGFGLV
- the LOC143495170 gene encoding uncharacterized protein LOC143495170 isoform X1, whose protein sequence is MVVTNRLMEVYPKLREGGGFELLKVAGSTRSRSLALLPCPNSGYTLVYLKDPATMIGQATIYIRPLQQDLPFESEGARRASGPVISCLTCQRGVLFSEMKLHRENCKGTSIQESDRDGEENQGEANVREPDAVSDRIQVRPESAGTSVASAVVVADSEEFEHRAADREWGLIENPVQASKVFKESLLGEHASGRPLKLKMDIRDTEEDRERALLSFYKEQREWACPLQCALDGDAAVGQGVVRYFLTTIISKLQFGFSLNLGGTGRTLLFEGQPDHLVPATSESLIESNLFQVAGRMLGHSFLHDGPCVTGLSPAIIHVLFNGDPEMATIVTEDCPDLHIRSIIEMLETEELTQEQQDTVSDLSMSWDLPAVTKTNRRWLQNKLLVHAVIGRTKRQIKQLRKGLKDVMVWPFLISRPDVVSLVFPRTGETLYTPQMLLDKIIWPVEDSDDDDEFDVETTCRITGFLRLFIETASPRKLAELLKFWVGWEVLPCELKVELSRGSFPTSTTCFETLKLPVHFKSYTDFEAAFMASINSTHTGFGLV